A genomic window from Macaca thibetana thibetana isolate TM-01 chromosome 16, ASM2454274v1, whole genome shotgun sequence includes:
- the LOC126939960 gene encoding olfactory receptor 1A2, producing MKKENQSSHLDFILLGVTGQHEQNNVFFVIFLCIYPISLTGNLLIILAIQADIRLHSPMYFFLVNLSLVDIFSSSVSIPKILVNHLLGSKSISFGGCLTQMYFMIALANADSYTLAAMAYDRTVAISRPLHYTTIMSPRSCVLLAVGSWAVGNTSALPHTLLTASLSFCGNQEVANFYCDITPLLKLSCSDIGFNVKMMYVGVGVFSVPLLCIIVSYVQVFSIVFQVPSTKSLSKAFSTCGSHLTVVFLYYGTTMGMYLRPLTSYSPKDAVITVMYVAVTPALNPFIYSLRNRDMKAALRKLFSKRISS from the coding sequence atgaagaaagaaaatcaatccTCTCATCTGGATTTTATTCTCCTGGGAGTTACCGGTCAGCATGAACAGAATAATgtcttctttgtgatttttttgtgcaTTTACCCCATCTCACTGACTGGAAACCTGCTCATCATCTTGGCCATTCAGGCTGACATTCGCCTTCACAGCCCCATGTATTTTTTCCTCGTCAACCTCTCCTTGGTTGACATATTCTCCTCATCTGTAAGCATCCCTAAGATACTGGTCAACCATCTCTTGGGCAGCAAGTCCATCTCCTTTGGGGGATGCCTGACGCAGATGTATTTCATGATAGCCTTGGCGAATGCAGACAGCTATACCTTGGCTGCAATGGCATATGATCGAACTGTGGCCATCAGCCGCCCACTTCACTACACAACAATTATGAGTCCACGGTCTTGTGTCCTGCTAGCTGTTGGGTCTTGGGCGGTTGGAAACACCAGTGCCCTCCCCCACACTCTCCTCACAGCTAGTTTGTCCTTCTGTGGCAACCAGGAAGTGGCCAACTTCTACTGTGACATTACCCCCTTGCTGAAGTTGTCCTGTTCTGACATTGGCTTTAATGTGAAGATGATGTACGTAGGGGTCGGCGTTTTCTCTGTGCCATTGCTATGCATCATTGTCTCCTATGTTCAGGTCTTTTCCATAGTCTTCCAAGTTCCCTCCACCAAGAGTCTATCTAAAGCCTTCTCCACCTGTGGCTCCCACCTCACGGTTGTTTTTTTATATTATGGTACAACGATGGGCATGTATTTGCGCCCTCTGACCAGTTACAGCCCAAAAGATGCAGTGATCACTGTGATGTATGTGGCAGTGACCCCAGCATTAAATCCGTTCATCTATAGTCTGAGAAATCGGGACATGAAGGCGGCCCTGCGGAAACTCTTCAGCAAGAGAATCTCCTCATAG
- the LOC126939959 gene encoding olfactory receptor 1A1 has product MRENNQSSTLEFILLGVTGQQEQEDFFYILFLFIYPITLIGNLLIILAIRSDVCLHNPMYFFLSNLSLVDIFFSSVTIPKMLANHLLGSKSISFEGCLTQMYFMIALGNTDSYILAAMAYDRAVAISRPLHYTAIMSPRSCVLLAVGSWVIGNANGLPHTLLTASLSFCGNQEVANFYCDITPLLKLSCSDIRFNVKMMYVGVGVFSVPLLCIIVSYVRVFSTVFQVPSTKGVLKAFSTCGSHLTVVSLYYGTVMGMYFRPLTNYSLKDAVITVMYMAVTPMLNPFIYSLRNRDMKAALRKLFNKRISSQPM; this is encoded by the coding sequence ATGAGGGAAAATAACCAGTCCTCTACACTTGAATTCATCCTCCTGGGAGTTACTGGTCAGCAGGAACAGGAAGATTTCTTCTATATCCTCTTCCTGTTCATTTACCCCATCACATTGATTGGAAACCTGCTCATCATCCTAGCCATTCGCTCCGATGTTTGCCTTCACAACcccatgtattttttcctttccaacctCTCCTTGGTTGACATCTTCTTCTCATCTGTAACCATCCCTAAGATGCTGGCCAACCACCTCTTGGGCAGCAAATCCATCTCTTTTGAGGGATGCCTAACGCAGATGTATTTCATGATAGCCTTGGGTAACACAGACAGCTATATTTTGGCTGCAATGGCATATGATCGAGCTGTGGCCATCAGCCGCCCACTTCACTACACAGCAATTATGAGTCCACGGTCTTGTGTCCTGCTAGCTGTTGGGTCTTGGGTGATTGGGAATGCCAATGGCCTCCCCCACACTCTGCTCACAGCTAGTCTGTCCTTCTGTGGCAACCAGGAAGTGGCCAACTTCTACTGTGACATTACCCCCTTGCTGAAGTTGTCCTGTTCTGACATCCGCTTTAATGTGAAGATGATGTATGTAGGGGTCGGTGTTTTCTCTGTGCCATTGCTATGCATCATTGTCTCCTATGTTCGAGTCTTCTCCACAGTCTTCCAGGTTCCTTCCACCAAGGGCGTGCTCAAGGCCTTTTCCACCTGTGGTTCTCACCTCACGGTTGTCTCTTTGTATTATGGTACAGTCATGGGCATGTACTTCCGCCCTTTGACCAATTATAGCCTAAAAGATGCAGTGATCACTGTAATGTACATGGCAGTGACCCCAATGTTAAATCCTTTCATCTACAGTCTGAGAAATCGGGACATGAAGGCGGCCCTGCGGAAACTCTTCAACAAGAGAATCTCCTCGCAACCAATGTGA